The Primulina huaijiensis isolate GDHJ02 chromosome 12, ASM1229523v2, whole genome shotgun sequence genome has a window encoding:
- the LOC140989925 gene encoding uncharacterized protein → MAVVVSNISPFLEFSASPPRVPELRTRLLPSDAVLSIFKKDIHLITTHFESVFDHKERYLTKKTSNQSRVNGVEYENSSDDENGNGNGLNEELGEDDGFDWEKEMRKRVKEIEEMKELEKKAEELQNKVDEEYGDRNGGEDTEEEKRMRVKKELEKVAKEQAERRQTAQLMFQLGQKAYEKGMYRRAIEFLEGALTIIPRSTLFGGEIQIWLAMAYEAKNRHADCISLYRQLEMMHPSVSIRRQAANLRYILQAPKLKITQEEMVTIPIIGSSYDSYAATWSDKYKDQDRRMSGSTTNQLPSTKDYLADFLVWKPPTGLEKSRAFWVSLALWVGLVGAALFLKS, encoded by the exons ATGGCCGTCGTAGTCAGCAACATATCCCCTTTCCTAGAATTCTCCGCATCCCCTCCTCGAGTCCCTGAACTCAGAACCCGCCTCCTCCCCTCCGACGCCGTTTTGAGCATCTTCAAGAAGGATATACACCTGATCACCACTCACTTCGAATCTGTTTTCGATCATAAAGAGCGATACTTGACCAAGAAGACATCGAACCAGTCGAGGGTGAACGGTGTCGAGTACGAGAATTCCAGCGACGATGAGAATGGAAACGGGAATGGGCTCAATGAGGAGTTGGGAGAGGATGATGGGTTCGATTGGGAGAAGGAAATGAGGAAGAGGGTGAAGGAGATTGAAGAGATGAAAGAGCTGGAGAAGAAAGCTGAGGAGTTGCAGAACAAGGTTGATGAAGAATATGGCGATAGGAATGGTGGCGAAGATACTGAAGAAGAGAAGCGGATGAGAGTGAAGAAAGAACTGGAAAAG GTAGCAAAGGAGCAAGCAGAACGAAGACAAACAGCCCAGCTGATGTTCCAATTGGGTCAAAAAGCTTATGAAAAGGGCATGTATAGACGTGCAATCGAGTTTCTTGAAGGCGCACTCACGATCATCCCCAGGTCGACCTTGTTTGGCGGGGAG ATACAAATATGGCTTGCCATGGCTTACGAGGCCAAGAATCGCCATGCCGACTGCATTTCTTTGTATCGGCAGTTAGAAATGATGCATCCCAGTGTCAGCATAAGACGACAAGCTGCAAATTTACGCTACATACTGCAAGCACCAAAGCTTAAGATTACTCAAGAAGAGATGGTTACTATTCCAATAATTGGTTCGAGTTATGATAG TTATGCAGCGACTTGGTCTGACAAGTACAAGGACCAAGACCGAAGAATGAGTGGCTCCACGACAAATCAACTTCCATCAACCAAAGACTATTTGGCCGACTTCTTGGTGTGGAAACCACCAACTGGTTTGGAGAAAAGCCGTGCCTTCTGGGTGTCTTTAGCTTTGTGGGTCGGTCTGGTTGGAGCTGCCCTCTTTCTGAAAAGTTGA
- the LOC140990655 gene encoding beta-arabinofuranosyltransferase RAY1-like — MLMSWVCRLRHLQLSNFLVCALDNEVYKFILQGLTVTKFLNPPTNISFDDCHFGTECCRKVTKVKSRMVLQILKLGYNVLLSNVDVYRFENPLPYLRSIGPAVLVVQSDECNMAGPINLPRCLNSGFYYAHSDFITIKALEKVLKHASNSNFSEQPSFYNTLCGECVCKAGKELTSQVIFNIIMDGLVSLIPDCFY, encoded by the exons ATGCTAATGAGTTGGGTATGCAGGCTTCGCCACCTCCAGTTGTCAAATTTCTTGGTCTGTGCATTGGACAATGAAGTTTACAAGTTCATCTTGCAG GGCCTGACAGTGACCAAGTTTTTAAATCCTCCAACCAACATAAGCTTTGATGACTGCCATTTTGGGACCGAATGTTGTCGGAAAGTAACAAAAGTAAAGTCTAGAATGGTTTTACAGATATTAAAGCTCGGTTATAACGTGCTTTTAAGCAATGTGGATGTTTACCGGTTTGAGAATCCATTGCCCTATCTTAGGTCTATTGGTCCCGCTGTTCTTGTGGTGCAGTCTGATGAATGTAACATGGCAG GGCCAATAAACTTACCTCGATGCCTTAATTCTGGTTTCTATTATGCTCATTCGGACTTTATTACCATCAAAGCGTTGGAGAAGGTACTGAAGCATGCATCCAACTCCAATTTCTCTGAACAACCGAGTTTCTACAACACATTATGCGGTGAATGTGTGTGCAAAGCTGGCAAAGAATTGACATCCCAAGTTATATTTAACATCATCATGGATGGTTTAGTAAGTTTGATTCCTGATTGTTTTTATTAA